A DNA window from Paraclostridium bifermentans contains the following coding sequences:
- a CDS encoding TrkA C-terminal domain-containing protein gives MEKSYTMPIYQKIAIDIANNICNGYIAEGTTLHGRSALAGKYNVSPETIRRAVKILEDLKVVESIKGKGIIVLSRSKAESFLKKYQNITNVSSYKSQLSELLSSRSQLESQILETMNKIVDYSSRLSTINPLVPFEFLIKSNCKLIGQTPGQTNFWQNTGGTIVAIKRGEELIISPGPYIEFLENDILMVIGDTHVNTSVPMFLYEK, from the coding sequence ATGGAAAAATCGTATACTATGCCTATATATCAAAAAATTGCTATAGATATAGCAAATAATATATGTAATGGTTATATAGCTGAAGGAACTACTCTTCATGGAAGGTCTGCACTTGCTGGAAAATACAATGTATCTCCTGAAACAATTAGAAGAGCAGTGAAAATACTTGAAGATTTAAAAGTTGTTGAAAGTATAAAAGGTAAAGGAATTATTGTCCTATCTCGCAGTAAAGCTGAATCTTTTTTGAAAAAATATCAAAATATAACAAATGTTTCTTCATATAAATCACAATTGTCAGAACTTCTTAGCTCAAGAAGTCAATTAGAATCTCAAATTTTAGAAACTATGAATAAAATAGTAGACTACTCTAGTAGACTATCTACAATAAATCCGCTTGTTCCTTTTGAGTTTCTAATAAAATCTAATTGTAAATTAATAGGTCAAACACCAGGCCAAACTAACTTTTGGCAAAATACTGGTGGAACTATTGTTGCAATTAAAAGAGGTGAAGAACTTATAATATCTCCTGGCCCTTATATTGAGTTTTTAGAAAATGATATACTTATGGTTATTGGAGATACTCATGTTAACACATCTGTACCTATGTTTCTTTATGAAAAATAA
- a CDS encoding Fur family transcriptional regulator, with protein MDYNLEYLKRLISKSAHKVTPQKILILEVMMSSRHHLSARGIYDKLKEKNIGFATIYRSLNLFIELNIIKKIDIDNITYYEMKIFSKNPFHIHFKCSKCDSIIDINNKDINIDYIGIIRKVEFEENFQIDDSDIMFTGICDKCKEDTKWQDQQNLDG; from the coding sequence ATGGATTATAATTTAGAATATTTAAAAAGGTTAATAAGCAAAAGTGCACATAAAGTAACACCCCAAAAGATATTAATATTAGAAGTTATGATGAGTAGTAGACATCACTTAAGTGCAAGAGGTATATATGACAAGTTAAAAGAAAAAAATATAGGATTTGCTACTATTTATAGATCCTTGAATTTATTTATAGAATTAAACATAATAAAAAAGATAGATATAGACAATATAACTTATTATGAAATGAAGATTTTTAGCAAAAATCCATTTCATATACACTTTAAGTGTTCTAAATGTGATAGTATAATTGATATAAACAATAAAGATATAAATATTGATTATATTGGTATAATAAGAAAAGTTGAATTTGAAGAAAATTTCCAAATAGATGATTCTGATATTATGTTTACAGGTATATGTGATAAATGCAAGGAGGATACTAAATGGCAAGACCAACAAAATTTAGACGGGTAG
- a CDS encoding NifB/NifX family molybdenum-iron cluster-binding protein, with protein sequence MKLSVACEGKLVSTHFGHCEGFYNCEVQDGKIVEEKFVKNPGHKPGYLPAFLKELNVNTIISGGMGETAQQLFKQNNIEVVVGAQGNFIDAIEKYINGSLKSTGFVCTEHEHEGYCNK encoded by the coding sequence ATGAAATTATCAGTTGCATGTGAAGGTAAATTAGTGAGTACACATTTTGGTCATTGTGAAGGATTTTATAATTGTGAAGTACAAGATGGAAAAATAGTAGAAGAAAAGTTTGTTAAAAATCCAGGGCATAAACCAGGGTATTTACCTGCATTTTTAAAAGAACTAAATGTAAATACTATAATATCTGGTGGGATGGGTGAAACAGCGCAACAATTATTTAAACAAAATAATATAGAAGTAGTAGTTGGAGCTCAAGGGAATTTTATAGATGCTATAGAAAAATATATAAATGGAAGTTTAAAATCAACAGGGTTTGTATGTACAGAGCATGAACACGAAGGATACTGCAATAAATAG
- a CDS encoding (2Fe-2S)-binding protein, which yields MSEKVCLCKGITKETIVDAIKNGANSVEAVKDATGATTGFCHGGRCKATIEKLIEENK from the coding sequence ATGTCAGAAAAAGTATGCTTATGCAAAGGAATAACAAAAGAAACTATAGTAGATGCAATAAAAAATGGTGCTAATAGTGTTGAAGCAGTAAAGGATGCAACTGGAGCTACAACTGGATTTTGCCATGGTGGAAGATGTAAGGCTACTATTGAAAAATTAATAGAAGAAAATAAATAA
- a CDS encoding carbon-nitrogen hydrolase family protein, translated as MNKCKIAIVQMSVHENKSTNLKNLESILNEISKDVVDMVILPEMFCCPYETHKFPLYSEYENGDTFTYLSNLAKENNIYLVAGSMPELDKENNIYNTSYVFNRDGVRIAKHRKIHLFDMQLGDKFVHESKTITPGNNVTVFDTEFGKFGLCICYDLRFPEIFRTMVNEGAKAIITPAAFNMKTGPCHWELLFKSRSVDNQVYTIGCAPARNYDDSYISFGNSIVVSPWGDIVNKLDEKEGFFICDIDFDYVDKVRNELPVLNHRRLDLYK; from the coding sequence ATGAATAAATGTAAAATAGCCATCGTACAAATGAGTGTACATGAAAATAAATCTACAAATCTTAAAAATCTAGAATCGATATTAAATGAAATTTCAAAAGATGTTGTTGATATGGTTATACTTCCTGAAATGTTTTGTTGCCCTTATGAAACACATAAGTTTCCTTTATATTCAGAATATGAAAATGGAGATACTTTTACATATTTATCTAATTTAGCAAAAGAAAATAATATATATTTAGTTGCTGGATCTATGCCGGAGTTAGATAAGGAAAATAATATTTACAATACATCTTATGTATTCAATAGAGATGGTGTAAGAATAGCTAAGCATAGAAAAATTCATTTATTTGATATGCAACTAGGCGATAAATTTGTTCATGAATCTAAAACTATAACTCCAGGTAATAATGTAACTGTTTTTGATACTGAGTTTGGTAAATTTGGACTTTGCATTTGTTATGATTTAAGATTTCCTGAAATATTTAGAACAATGGTCAATGAAGGTGCTAAAGCAATTATAACACCAGCTGCTTTTAATATGAAAACAGGCCCTTGTCATTGGGAATTATTATTTAAATCTAGATCTGTTGATAACCAAGTTTATACAATAGGATGCGCTCCTGCTAGAAATTATGATGATTCATATATTTCATTTGGAAACTCTATAGTTGTTTCTCCTTGGGGTGATATTGTAAATAAATTAGATGAAAAAGAAGGCTTCTTTATTTGTGATATAGATTTTGATTATGTCGATAAAGTCAGAAATGAACTTCCTGTTCTTAATCACCGCCGACTAGATTTATATAAATAA
- a CDS encoding PIG-L family deacetylase, which produces MKKTNIRIGVLILIIFIIGIGVKFQGFKSEKLEHKKLGSHVVFYPQHQDDEVLWGGSAILKAINTCGADNVYIVLVSDGSGVNAFDQMPEFKGINRREKCCLRNNEFKCALKSLGVKSSNIIILADKTKEEKPHFDLMENTILDFENKFGSVTHISQHYKYDNHPMHRKNGEVLKKLSDEGKVKDARYFLKPSYVKYIPQSQRDVYLSDTIEDKAKIKGALNSYRIRNEKEQLYGIGYVSAHTYFDHLYNDPQYKSVLSLY; this is translated from the coding sequence ATGAAAAAAACAAATATTAGAATAGGTGTTCTAATATTAATTATTTTTATAATTGGGATTGGAGTTAAGTTTCAAGGGTTTAAAAGTGAAAAACTTGAACATAAGAAACTTGGTAGTCATGTAGTTTTTTATCCTCAACATCAAGATGATGAAGTACTTTGGGGAGGTAGTGCAATACTTAAAGCTATAAATACTTGTGGAGCAGATAATGTATATATTGTATTAGTTTCAGATGGATCAGGCGTTAATGCATTTGATCAAATGCCAGAATTTAAAGGTATAAATAGAAGAGAAAAATGTTGTTTAAGAAATAATGAATTTAAATGTGCTTTAAAAAGTTTAGGAGTAAAAAGTAGTAATATAATAATTCTAGCTGATAAAACAAAAGAAGAGAAACCACATTTTGACCTTATGGAAAATACGATATTAGATTTTGAAAATAAATTTGGCAGTGTTACTCATATATCTCAACACTATAAATATGACAATCATCCAATGCACAGAAAAAACGGAGAAGTTTTAAAGAAACTTAGTGATGAAGGAAAAGTAAAAGATGCTAGATACTTCCTTAAACCTTCGTATGTTAAATATATTCCCCAAAGCCAAAGAGACGTGTACTTATCAGACACTATAGAAGATAAAGCTAAAATAAAAGGTGCCCTTAATTCATATAGAATAAGAAATGAAAAAGAACAGCTTTATGGAATCGGATATGTATCAGCTCACACGTACTTTGATCATTTATATAATGATCCTCAATATAAATCGGTGCTAAGCCTTTACTAG
- a CDS encoding [FeFe] hydrogenase, group A, translated as MKHLFTEKVVPIELDNPSIQIDFDKCIKCGLCKRVCENEIGVNGYFDLEKTGDIAICINCGQCVQACPKKAITQVIDVDRVKEAINDPEKIVIFSTAPAVRVALGEEFNLEEGAYVEDKMVDALRKLGGDYVFDVTFGADMTIMEEANELVSRIKNGKGKTPQFTSCCPSWVKFAETFYPELIPNLSTTKSPIGIQGAVIKTYFAQKANIDPEKIVNVTITPCTAKKYEIDRPEMNASAKYNKSENMRDNDIILTTKELAQWLRDEEIDFNALEGSKFDNILGLGSGAGIIFGNSGGVMEAAVRTVYNILTHENPHKELLHFNPVRGLEDVKEATLTIGDTTLRLAAVQGTANVRTLIEKLKSGEVEYDFIEVMTCKGGCIGGAGQPKMKARISNEMRLKRIEGLYDKDKHIAVKCSYENPDVINVYKEFFKQPLSHLSHELLHTTFESKHDMLGLKDDNNVSDIG; from the coding sequence ATGAAACACTTATTTACAGAAAAGGTAGTTCCAATAGAACTAGACAACCCATCTATACAAATTGACTTTGATAAATGTATAAAATGTGGATTATGCAAAAGAGTATGTGAAAATGAAATTGGAGTTAATGGATATTTTGATTTAGAAAAGACTGGTGACATAGCTATATGTATAAACTGTGGTCAGTGCGTGCAAGCTTGTCCTAAAAAAGCCATAACTCAAGTTATTGATGTAGATAGAGTTAAAGAAGCTATAAATGATCCTGAAAAAATTGTTATATTCAGTACAGCTCCAGCTGTTAGAGTTGCACTTGGAGAAGAATTTAATTTAGAAGAAGGTGCTTATGTAGAAGATAAAATGGTTGATGCCTTAAGAAAATTAGGTGGAGACTATGTATTTGACGTAACATTTGGTGCAGATATGACCATAATGGAAGAGGCTAATGAGTTAGTAAGCCGTATAAAAAATGGAAAAGGTAAAACACCACAATTTACAAGTTGCTGTCCATCATGGGTTAAATTTGCGGAAACTTTTTATCCAGAATTAATACCTAATTTATCAACAACAAAGAGTCCAATAGGGATACAAGGTGCTGTTATAAAAACTTACTTTGCACAAAAAGCTAATATAGACCCAGAAAAAATAGTAAATGTTACTATAACTCCTTGTACTGCTAAAAAATATGAAATTGATAGACCAGAGATGAATGCTTCAGCTAAGTACAATAAGTCTGAAAATATGCGAGATAATGATATAATATTAACAACTAAGGAACTTGCACAATGGTTAAGAGATGAAGAAATAGATTTTAATGCTTTAGAAGGATCTAAATTTGATAATATATTAGGTCTTGGTAGTGGAGCTGGTATAATCTTTGGTAATAGTGGAGGAGTTATGGAAGCTGCGGTCAGAACTGTATACAATATACTTACTCATGAGAATCCACACAAAGAATTATTACACTTTAATCCAGTTAGAGGGCTTGAAGATGTAAAAGAAGCAACACTTACTATAGGAGATACTACTTTAAGATTAGCTGCTGTTCAAGGTACTGCAAATGTTAGAACTTTAATAGAAAAATTAAAATCAGGTGAAGTTGAATATGACTTTATAGAAGTTATGACTTGTAAAGGCGGATGTATCGGTGGAGCTGGTCAACCTAAAATGAAAGCTAGAATATCAAATGAAATGAGATTAAAACGTATAGAGGGATTATACGACAAAGATAAGCATATAGCTGTAAAATGTAGTTATGAAAATCCAGATGTAATAAATGTATATAAGGAATTCTTTAAGCAACCTTTATCACATTTATCACATGAACTTTTACACACTACTTTTGAATCTAAACATGATATGCTAGGATTAAAAGACGATAACAATGTAAGTGATATAGGATAA
- a CDS encoding DUF4397 domain-containing protein — MDCFKTQEGSSIVRVLHASPNAPEVDVYIDGQLVVEDLSFTNFSDYSYLEEGMHTIQITPTNDSSTVVINKMVDVPDDRIFTIAAVGNLENIELLLIEDDINEVPSTKEATLRVVHLSPDAPSVNILANNTTLFENLDFKESTDYIKVPAGMYDIKVALSENGDIALSSKVNLKANRIYTIFAIGNPPNLGLIQSVDVNTYLCR, encoded by the coding sequence ATGGATTGTTTTAAAACTCAAGAAGGAAGTTCTATCGTAAGAGTTCTTCATGCATCTCCTAATGCACCAGAAGTTGATGTTTATATAGATGGTCAATTAGTAGTTGAGGACTTGTCTTTTACTAATTTTTCTGATTACTCTTATTTAGAAGAAGGAATGCATACAATACAAATAACACCTACAAATGATTCATCTACTGTTGTTATAAATAAAATGGTAGATGTTCCTGATGATAGAATTTTTACTATAGCAGCCGTTGGAAATTTAGAAAATATAGAACTACTATTAATAGAAGATGATATAAATGAAGTACCTTCAACTAAGGAGGCCACTCTTAGGGTTGTTCATCTATCTCCTGATGCACCTAGTGTTAATATTCTTGCTAATAACACTACTCTATTTGAGAATCTTGATTTTAAAGAGAGCACTGACTATATTAAAGTACCTGCTGGTATGTATGACATAAAGGTAGCTTTATCTGAAAATGGAGATATTGCACTTTCAAGTAAAGTAAACCTTAAAGCTAACAGAATATATACTATATTTGCAATAGGTAATCCTCCAAATTTAGGATTAATACAATCAGTAGATGTAAACACCTATCTATGTAGATAA
- a CDS encoding BCCT family transporter, which produces MKKNNIVFNISLLLTSVVVILGLVSPTMFKNVSNKGFNIVVNNFNWVYLIVMLALVIFAGFLIFSKYGNIRLGKDTDRPEFSNLSWFSMLFGAGMGIGLVFFGAVEPMKHFVNPIGAESGSLAAKNFAMQQSFIHWGVTPWAAYAIMGLSLAYFQFRKDAPGLISSVFLPILGEEGVKGPIGKTIDILAVFTTVTGIATSLGMGTMQIAGGLEYMFGIKNTIYLQIVIIAIATVLYIKSSTSGLDKGIKLLSNINLALAALLLFGAAIIGPTTHMISNFSNGMGLYVEQFISQSLYMDPTGEWIAQWRVFYWAMWIAWIPFVGIFIARISKGRTIREFIIGVTLVPALACIVWFSVFGTLGTNLGLDFAKDATMVTETALFKVFSNYQFGNILSLVAMVLLCTFFISSADSATYVLGMFTSNGDLNPSNKKKITWGIIQALLALALLMSGGLETLQTVSIVSAFPFAIIMIVSIVSITKALKTEFKVENEVKKEFVSKKEYNKPVVKIKKEAY; this is translated from the coding sequence ATGAAAAAAAATAATATTGTATTTAATATATCTTTATTACTGACCAGTGTAGTTGTAATATTAGGTCTTGTATCACCTACAATGTTTAAAAATGTATCTAATAAAGGATTTAATATAGTAGTAAATAATTTTAACTGGGTATATCTAATCGTTATGTTAGCATTAGTTATATTTGCAGGTTTTTTAATTTTTAGTAAATATGGAAATATAAGATTAGGAAAAGATACGGATAGACCAGAATTTAGTAATTTATCTTGGTTTTCTATGTTATTTGGAGCAGGAATGGGAATAGGATTAGTATTTTTTGGAGCAGTAGAACCTATGAAGCATTTTGTAAATCCAATAGGTGCAGAATCAGGAAGCTTAGCTGCTAAAAACTTTGCAATGCAACAATCATTTATACACTGGGGAGTAACTCCGTGGGCTGCTTATGCAATAATGGGATTATCATTAGCATATTTTCAATTTAGAAAAGATGCACCAGGGTTAATAAGTAGTGTGTTTTTACCTATCTTAGGAGAAGAAGGTGTAAAGGGGCCTATAGGAAAAACTATAGATATTTTAGCTGTATTTACAACAGTAACAGGTATAGCGACATCTTTAGGTATGGGAACAATGCAAATCGCAGGTGGACTTGAATATATGTTTGGAATAAAAAATACTATATATTTACAAATAGTTATAATAGCAATAGCAACAGTTTTATATATTAAAAGTTCTACTAGTGGATTAGATAAAGGTATAAAATTATTATCAAATATAAACTTAGCTTTAGCGGCTTTATTATTATTTGGAGCAGCTATTATTGGACCTACTACACACATGATTTCAAACTTCTCAAATGGAATGGGATTATATGTAGAACAATTTATATCTCAAAGTTTATATATGGATCCTACAGGTGAATGGATTGCTCAGTGGAGAGTATTTTATTGGGCGATGTGGATAGCTTGGATACCTTTTGTAGGAATATTTATAGCAAGAATATCTAAAGGAAGAACTATAAGAGAATTTATAATTGGAGTAACTTTGGTACCAGCATTAGCATGTATAGTTTGGTTTTCTGTATTTGGGACATTGGGTACTAATTTAGGATTAGACTTTGCAAAAGATGCAACTATGGTAACTGAAACGGCACTTTTTAAAGTGTTTTCAAATTATCAATTTGGGAATATACTATCATTAGTAGCTATGGTACTATTATGTACATTCTTTATATCATCAGCAGATTCAGCTACTTATGTACTTGGAATGTTTACATCTAATGGAGATTTAAATCCAAGTAATAAAAAGAAAATTACTTGGGGGATAATACAAGCATTACTAGCTTTAGCATTATTAATGTCTGGAGGGCTAGAAACATTACAAACTGTGTCTATAGTTTCTGCATTTCCATTTGCTATAATAATGATAGTGAGTATAGTATCGATAACAAAAGCATTAAAAACAGAATTTAAAGTAGAAAATGAAGTGAAAAAAGAATTTGTAAGCAAAAAGGAATATAATAAGCCTGTAGTTAAAATAAAAAAAGAAGCTTATTAA
- a CDS encoding DUF134 domain-containing protein, whose translation MARPTKFRRVEFFPEDTYFTPLDKKGCKVDEMTLKLEELEAMRLKDIEDLNQEECAKKMQVSRQTFQNIIDSARKKVAIALTDGKAIKIDGGNYRASFCKFKCFNCGELYEINYEQDKHKCPSCGSDEVICSKKAGICKKWCDKNK comes from the coding sequence ATGGCAAGACCAACAAAATTTAGACGGGTAGAATTTTTCCCCGAAGATACATATTTTACACCATTAGATAAGAAAGGGTGCAAAGTAGATGAAATGACTTTAAAGTTAGAAGAACTAGAGGCTATGAGACTTAAAGATATAGAAGATTTAAATCAAGAAGAGTGTGCTAAAAAAATGCAAGTATCTAGACAAACTTTTCAAAATATAATAGATAGTGCTAGAAAAAAAGTTGCTATAGCATTAACTGATGGAAAAGCTATAAAAATTGATGGTGGCAACTATAGAGCAAGCTTTTGTAAGTTTAAGTGCTTTAATTGCGGAGAATTATATGAAATAAATTATGAACAAGATAAACATAAGTGTCCATCTTGTGGATCTGATGAGGTTATATGTAGCAAAAAAGCTGGAATTTGTAAAAAGTGGTGTGATAAGAATAAATAA